A region from the Metarhizium brunneum chromosome 7, complete sequence genome encodes:
- the ALDH gene encoding Aldehyde dehydrogenase yields the protein MAPSQLSPAIPNHTKTSKTVETRLFINNEFVESVSGKRFDVIDPSTEKVSASVYEADVEDVELAVQAAKAAFPAWSERNAVERAHFLNKWADALEKAADEISYLDSITMGKPAFPDRLAPMVPIIIRFFASKALDITGESSLNTAGFLNVSLRQPYGVCAAITPWNAPLMMLAYKVSAALITGNTLVLKSSEKSPLSSLVAARCALEAGFPPGVLNILSGYGRPCGEALARHMEIRKISFTGSTATGKAIQRAAAETNLKSVSLELGGKSPLLVFDDANLEKAVSAATISILMNSGQVCNATTRIYVHEKLAQDFIGGIKAAMSAMGASGNPLHEGTMRGPQADRAQFERILSYLDLAKQSGVSIALGGNRESSPGYFVEATLLTDVPEDSRLVKEEIFGPVLIVNRFTDEEDVLQRANDTEYGLWASVFTNDVSRAIRVAKRLEAGSVGVNCTSPVLAMDMPFGGWKSSGQGREFSRYATDYWTELKTVYFAY from the coding sequence ATGGCGCCATCACAGCTATCCCCGGCCATTCCCAACCACACCAAGACCTCCAAGACGGTTGAAACCCGTCTCTTCATCAACAATGAATTTGTAGAGTCTGTTTCTGGCAAGCGCTTCGATGTCATTGACCCCTCCACCGAGAAAGTCAGCGCTTCAGTCTACGAGGCAGACGTCGAGGATGTCGAACTTGCCGTCCAGGCTGCCAAAGCTGCTTTTCCCGCCTGGTCAGAACGAAACGCTGTTGAGAGGGCCCATTTCTTGAACAAGTGGGCCGATGCCCTGGAAAAGGCCGCCGACGAAATTTCCTATCTTGATAGCATCACCATGGGCAAGCCAGCCTTTCCTGATCGACTGGCCCCCATGGTACCCATCATAATCCGCTTTTTTGCCTCAAAGGCCCTCGACATTACAGGAGAAAGCTCGCTCAACACGGCCGGCTTTCTCAACGTTAGTCTTAGGCAGCCATATGGCGTTTGCGCCGCCATTACCCCGTGGAATGCCCCCCTCATGATGCTGGCATACAAGGTCTCGGCCGCCCTCATCACGGGCAACACCCTTGTCCTCAAATCGAGCGAAAAGTCCCCGCTCAGCTCCCTCGTGGCGGCCAGATGCGCTTTGGAGGCCGGCTTCCCCCCTGGCGTGTTAAACATCCTCAGTGGCTACGGCCGTCCGTGTGGCGAGGCGCTGGCACGGCACATGGAGATTCGCAAAATCTCCTTCACAGGAAGCACTGCCACCGGCAAGGCCATCCAGCGAGCCGCAGCCGAGACCAACTTGAAGAGTGTCTCGCTTGAACTAGGCGGCAAAAGTCCGCTCCTCGtgtttgacgatgccaaTCTGGAAAAAGCCGTtagcgccgccaccatctCGATCCTCATGAACTCTGGCCAGGTATGCAACGCCACCACGCGCATCTATGTCCACGAGAAGCTCGCACAAGATTTCATTGGCGGCATTAAAGCcgccatgtctgccatgGGGGCGAGCGGTAATCCCCTGCACGAAGGGACCATGCGCGGCCCCCAGGCTGACAGGGCGCAATTTGAGCGCATCTTGTCTTACCTTGACCTCGCAaagcagtctggtgtttCCATAGCTTTGGGAGGAAACCGTGAATCATCTCCCGGATACTTTGTTGAGGCTACTCTTCTCACTGATGTGCCTGAGGATTCAAGGCTTGTCAAGGAGGAGATTTTCGGTCCTGTGCTTATTGTCAACCGCTTTActgatgaagaagacgtcTTACAACGTGCCAATGACACCGAGTACGGTCTCTGGGCTAGTGTCTTTACCAATGATGTAAGCCGGGCCATCCGCGTGGCCAAAAGGTTGGAAGCTGGAAGCGTAGGCGTTAACTGTACATCGCCGGTATTAGCCATGGACATGCCGTTTGGAGGGTGGAAGAGCTCCGGACAGGGACGTGAATTCAGTCGATACGCGACTGATTATTGGACGGAGCTTAAGACTGTGTACTTTGCTTACTGA